In Hyla sarda isolate aHylSar1 unplaced genomic scaffold, aHylSar1.hap1 scaffold_2037, whole genome shotgun sequence, the genomic window caaccaatcagatcgcttctttcattttgcaaaggcattgtgaaaaatgaaagaagcaatctggttgctatgggcaactgcacaactcttcctctacactggtcttaatgaatctcccccatagagggagatttatcaaaacctgcccagaggaaaagtttctgagttgcccatagcaaccaatcagatcgcttctttcatttttgaaaaagcctctgaaaaatgaaggatatttttgagattttggaagctgggatactcactacacccatgcatatctagataattaagtatggggggaacttaaatttattttttaaatcacatggagttttgactttacttcattatggtcgaataaagcacttaaagagttccttaaaattaaagattcactcttttggatgaaaaggggcttatttatgtaaatcaattatacgctttaggtcaaataaagtcgtttgaagagatagcccataagtgtgtggggggaagacaatcacaaacattgttttttacaaataagtaacacagatcataaagcaataaaaggagagattggagatttcagggattctatatataagaaaagtttaattagactatttccttatgcaaagttgctgtctgggcatgctgggagttgtggttctgcagcggttgggggttcacagcttgaagaccactgctatagagggtgcaaatgtatctgagccctggaactcaaataatgtgaaatatgagatgatcaaaatggagcccctgcactaattacttgggttctgaggtctgtaaggtccatagtaaaaacatcaggttctgtctatagcagatactaaatcatggcagctcaaagaaacaagcagtcattctgacatgtcacatgtgatgtcatagacagctggaggcctgacatcccactgacagccgcccgagccttcagtctgttccagtgcgattagtgagaatagtgagattagcgtcttctttttctacttgtctgaaatggagctaaaaggactggggttcgtccccctcctgttggcgttttggtgtgcggcctggcttgccaccagctacatcatgacggtcgtcctcggccatgcagcctcgccactgatgagcatcaggtaagataaacaagcaaatgattcttatttcatgggttgggagtgaggaaatatccataataacattggtttcttttccttcacagtgacgtgggaaatgtctttcccgaaagcatattattcagaattggatttatagggacgtccattggcactttggtactaacctttcttatttataagtatatggttatgcatactgaagagttcaggggtcatcaggtcctgatccagaggatcctgctggccattgtgtgggcctcctgtttttccacagctgttatgcatgtattgtcccccgaagaatatcccaggatacactttgtcagcacgataatttccattacatgtgaagccttatactaccttgggcagtccatccagatgtataaattaccaggagcaaaaaaagtcatccaccatagtagatgc contains:
- the LOC130317825 gene encoding uncharacterized protein LOC130317825; the encoded protein is MELKGLGFVPLLLAFWCAAWLATSYIMTVVLGHAASPLMSISDVGNVFPESILFRIGFIGTSIGTLVLTFLIYKYMVMHTEEFRGHQVLIQRILLAIVWASCFSTAVMHVLSPEEYPRIHFVSTIISITCEALYYLGQSIQMYKLPGAKKVIHHSRCTCCGLTFVCVVFYFGYETLKELFHNDEDWDEIREIPIIIIEWVMLLLILINIVTYYSTMQRLLLTVSRNSCTLSLRVKIDDFGV